The Triticum aestivum cultivar Chinese Spring chromosome 3A, IWGSC CS RefSeq v2.1, whole genome shotgun sequence genome includes a region encoding these proteins:
- the LOC123057022 gene encoding uncharacterized protein, with amino-acid sequence MDAGAALRRAALLLSRVSSTTTAAAFSAAPFFLAQNPCLPCLPLESLLFLPKNRFFFLPPHLLLAPTPSLLALMEEAWRPLARRSATLPSAPASPRRRRLGTRGVGCGHDGAPGDGGQGVVRAGGEPDRVQLCQLDRPGPRPPIVDANAVISLASTAGRLVKMPEVLKEVRDATSLWRLALLPTPVETIEQESRASSNRVHQEEG; translated from the coding sequence ATGGACGCCGGAGCTGCCCTGCGCCGCGCTGCTCTCCTGCTCTCCCGTGTGTCCTCCACCACCACCGCAGCTGCCTTTTCCGCCGCTCCCTTCTTCCTCGCGCAGAATCCCTGCCTCCCTTGCCTGCCTCTTgaatctctcctctttctccctaAAAATCGTTTCTTCTTTCTCCCGCCGCATCTCCTACTCGCGCCCACCCCGTCCCTCCTAGCATTGATGGAAGAAGCGTGGCGGCCCTTGGCTCGGCGGTCGGCTACGCTGCCTTCCGCCCCCGCCTCcccccggcgccgccgcctcggcACCCGTGGCGTGGGGTGCGGCCATGATGGCGCGCCGGGAGACGGTGGCCAAGGAGTTGTCCGCGCAGGCGGTGAGCCGGATCGTGTCCAGCTGTGCCAACTCGACCGGCCTGGCCCCCGTCCACCCATCGTCGACGCCAACGCCGTCATCTCGCTCGCCTCCACCGCGGGCCGGCTGGTCAAGATGCCAGAGGTGCTCAAGGAGGTGCGCGACGCCACATCGCTCTGGAGGCTCGCGCTCCTGCCCACCCCCGTCGAGACCATCGAGCAAGAGAG